The Parasegetibacter sp. NRK P23 genomic sequence AAAGCGCGGACGTTTAGACACAATCTGAGAATTGCTTCATTGTTGTCTTTCGTTGCGGGTATGGTAAACGTAGCAGGTTTTCTTGCTATTGGACGATTAACAACAAATGTGACGGGGCATTTCGCCTTTTTAATAGATGAGGTTTTCAGGTTAGAATTTTGGGCTGGACTTGTCTATTTCTTGTATATATTTTTCTTCTTTCTGGGTTCTTTCGTTTCCAATTTTTTAATTGAAATTGTTTCAAGGAGAGATTTGAGTTTTGCTTTTGCAGTTCCTGCTTCAATTGAAGCAATGCTCTTGCTTTTTATTGGAATCTGGGGAGACGCAGAGCCTTTAAATGCAAATGTCATTGCTTTTAGCCTTCTTTTTTCGATGGGACTTCAGAATTCGCTTGTAACAACAATATCAAATTCCAGTGTAAGGACAACCCATTTGACCGGACTTTTTACTGACTTAGGGATTGAACTGTCGCAATTGTTTTTTTACAAGAGTACTGATCAGCGGCACAAGCTGCTAATATCAATCAAGTTGCGCTTGACGATTATCAGCTTCTTTTTTCTTGGTGGTGTAGCAGGCGGCATTTCATATTCAAAAGTTGGACTTATCACTTTATGTATTGCTTCTACGCTATTAATCTTTGGACTTATTTACGATTATATAAAATTTCGATTGATAACGATTAGACGAAAATTTAAATCCGATTGATTAATAAACGGCCCACAACATTAGTTTTGCAATAGCCGGGTAAGACGGTAAACGTGCAGTTCATTTTTCAAAGTAAATTCAGTTTCGGCAAGACTGTTTACGTTTTCAAATCCCGGCCATCGCAAAGCCGTTACGTTGGTAGCAATTGTAAAACATACTCGGTGACACCAAAAAAAATAGAAGCACTCAAGACAAAGATTTCTAAAATCAAGCGAACTCTTGCAGCAGATAAGAGAAAATATGGCTGTTACGACGACAGTCGAGGCATCAGATATCTTCCTGTAAAGTATTTTATAGAGCTTGAAGACTATAAAGGCGGATTAGCATATCTCAGGTGGTTTTCAAAAAATTTTCCGGATGATATAGGATTTCCTGATTTTCTTTTCGAGTGGACTATTGTTCTTTTCAAATCTGGAAGAATCAAAGAGGCTACAAAAAAAGCATTTGAGACGTTTTATGCTAACACGTATTTGTTTGATCAATTTTTTGGCAAACCTTTGATTCAAATTGACAAATGGGAAGGCTCAAATTTACAGACGATTTCTTTTGCTCAGACACTTCAATATTCTTACATAGAACCTTCACTTAAAGATTTCGCCGATTGGTTGGAGCAGACTATTTTAGAGGATGAGTTTCATATGCGTTGCGACTTGTATATTGACATTCAAAGACAATTAAGGACGGAGAGGG encodes the following:
- a CDS encoding YoaK family protein; its protein translation is MFRHQGKARTFRHNLRIASLLSFVAGMVNVAGFLAIGRLTTNVTGHFAFLIDEVFRLEFWAGLVYFLYIFFFFLGSFVSNFLIEIVSRRDLSFAFAVPASIEAMLLLFIGIWGDAEPLNANVIAFSLLFSMGLQNSLVTTISNSSVRTTHLTGLFTDLGIELSQLFFYKSTDQRHKLLISIKLRLTIISFFFLGGVAGGISYSKVGLITLCIASTLLIFGLIYDYIKFRLITIRRKFKSD